In Staphylococcus sp. IVB6181, one genomic interval encodes:
- a CDS encoding short chain dehydrogenase — protein sequence MKIIIIGATGTIGSKVVEKLENRGHEVIKVGSKTGDYQLDITSPKEIEEMYKSIPDVDAVVSATGGATFKALNEISIEENQFAVQSKLLGQINLVLIGQHYLNENGSFTLTSGIMMDDPIKMGSSAAMANGGIAGFVTSAAVELQNGLRINNVSPNVVQEALGKYGEFFKGFTAVPVDKVANAFVKSVEGAQTGQTYKVY from the coding sequence ATGAAAATAATAATAATAGGTGCAACCGGTACAATAGGTAGTAAAGTTGTGGAAAAGTTAGAAAATAGAGGCCATGAAGTTATTAAAGTTGGCAGTAAGACAGGAGATTATCAACTTGATATTACTTCTCCTAAAGAAATAGAGGAAATGTACAAGAGTATTCCAGATGTCGATGCTGTGGTAAGTGCAACAGGGGGAGCGACATTTAAAGCGTTAAATGAAATAAGTATAGAGGAAAATCAATTTGCAGTACAAAGTAAGTTGTTAGGACAAATTAACCTTGTGCTTATAGGACAGCACTACTTGAATGAAAATGGTAGTTTCACATTGACATCAGGAATTATGATGGATGATCCAATTAAAATGGGGAGTTCAGCAGCGATGGCAAATGGAGGTATTGCGGGGTTTGTAACTTCTGCGGCGGTTGAACTTCAGAATGGCCTTCGCATTAATAATGTCAGTCCTAATGTAGTACAGGAAGCATTAGGGAAATACGGAGAATTTTTCAAAGGATTTACTGCCGTTCCGGTTGATAAAGTAGCAAATGCATTTGTGAAAAGTGTAGAAGGTGCACAGACTGGTCAGACGTATAAAGTATATTAA
- a CDS encoding IS6 family transposase has translation MNYFRYKQFNKDVITVAVGYYLRYALSYRDISEILRERGVNVHHSTVYRWVQEYAPILYQIWKKKHKKVYYKWRIDETYIKIKGKWSYLYRAIDAEGHTLDIWLRKQRDNHAAYAFIKRLIKQFGKPQKVITDQAPSTKVAMAKVIKTFKLNPDCHCTSKYLNNLIEQDHRHIKVRKTRYQSFNTAKNTLKGIECIYGLYKKNRRSLQIYGFSPCHEISIMLAS, from the coding sequence ATGAATTATTTCAGATATAAACAATTTAACAAGGACGTCATCACTGTAGCCGTTGGCTACTATCTAAGATACGCGCTGAGTTATCGTGATATATCTGAAATACTAAGAGAACGTGGTGTCAACGTTCATCATTCAACAGTCTATCGTTGGGTTCAAGAATATGCGCCTATTTTGTATCAAATTTGGAAGAAAAAACATAAAAAAGTCTATTACAAATGGCGTATTGATGAGACGTACATCAAAATAAAAGGAAAATGGAGCTATTTATATCGTGCTATTGATGCAGAGGGTCATACATTAGATATTTGGTTGCGTAAGCAACGAGATAATCATGCAGCATATGCGTTTATCAAACGTCTCATTAAACAATTTGGTAAACCTCAAAAAGTGATTACAGATCAGGCACCTTCAACGAAGGTAGCCATGGCTAAAGTCATTAAAACGTTTAAACTGAATCCTGACTGTCATTGCACATCCAAATATCTGAATAACCTCATTGAGCAAGATCACCGTCATATTAAAGTAAGAAAGACAAGATATCAAAGTTTCAATACGGCAAAAAATACTTTAAAAGGTATTGAATGTATTTACGGTCTATATAAAAAGAACCGCAGGTCTCTTCAGATCTACGGATTTTCGCCATGCCACGAAATTAGCATCATGTTAGCAAGTTAA
- a CDS encoding cupin domain-containing protein: MRKDETIPLNDNSNNVKIYSHIPCYRNLEIFDIVLNKDGVLESNGHDIGAEELVFIKVGKVKVTIENEEFILTENEILRFDSNVSHSYENIGSEECIVMIVNHLVSL; encoded by the coding sequence GTGAGGAAAGATGAGACTATCCCTTTGAATGATAATAGTAATAACGTAAAGATATATTCGCATATCCCTTGTTATAGAAATTTAGAAATTTTTGACATAGTTTTAAACAAAGACGGTGTTTTAGAATCTAATGGTCATGATATAGGGGCGGAAGAACTAGTATTTATCAAAGTCGGTAAAGTTAAAGTTACTATAGAGAACGAAGAGTTTATACTGACTGAAAATGAGATACTAAGGTTTGATTCGAATGTCTCACATAGTTACGAAAATATTGGTTCAGAAGAATGTATTGTTATGATAGTAAATCATTTAGTTAGTTTGTAA
- a CDS encoding recombinase family protein — translation MIVGYARVSSIDQNLERQLANLKTFGVEKIFTEKQSGKSVENRPIFQEALNFVRMGDRFVVESIDRLGRNYDEVINTVNYLKDKEVQLMITSLPMMNEVIGNPLLNKFMKDLIIQILAMVSEQERNESKRRQAQGIKVAKEKGVYKGRPLLYAPNAKDPQKRVIYHRVVEMLEEGQAISKIAKEVNITRQTIYRIKKDNDLV, via the coding sequence ATGATTGTTGGTTATGCGAGAGTATCATCTATAGACCAAAATTTAGAAAGACAGCTAGCTAATTTGAAAACATTTGGCGTAGAGAAAATATTTACAGAGAAACAATCGGGAAAGTCAGTAGAAAACAGACCTATATTTCAAGAAGCACTTAACTTTGTGAGAATGGGCGATAGATTTGTAGTAGAATCCATTGATCGCTTAGGTCGTAATTATGATGAAGTGATTAACACAGTTAATTATTTAAAAGATAAAGAAGTCCAATTGATGATTACTAGTTTACCGATGATGAATGAAGTCATTGGCAATCCTTTATTAAATAAATTTATGAAAGACTTAATCATCCAAATATTAGCAATGGTTTCAGAACAAGAACGAAATGAAAGTAAACGTAGACAAGCACAAGGTATTAAAGTTGCGAAAGAAAAAGGGGTATATAAAGGACGTCCTTTACTCTATGCACCGAATGCTAAAGATCCTCAAAAACGTGTTATTTATCATAGAGTTGTAGAAATGTTAGAAGAAGGCCAAGCAATTAGTAAAATTGCGAAAGAAGTAAATATAACAAGGCAGACAATTTACAGAATTAAAAAAGATAATGATTTGGTTTAA
- a CDS encoding type II restriction endonuclease, protein MQVKYTVFQYLNLKPQEKTDYFMQTRSQLSFLPNYWINFENVKRNIDSYDTPDLYTLDFLIGKNHHQIENFFKERASLIKLVPKLLGIRENKLTKGKLEVQDVDGTYTLDFHNIEMKNIEQYLKFIHESGLTSCLQKGLRKSVHDYAVGVEAGMDSNGRKNRSGDMGEMYLEKVLNSIAEDRNWIAHGQTTAKLVKEWHNIDLEETFANRRFDGSLFNPQREKLYLFEVNNFNSGGSKSKASATEFKDLHDRFSRTNHEFIYITDGKGWDSDKSHLIEAMEYIGKVFNYQMVEDGYLKDFLE, encoded by the coding sequence ATACAAGTGAAATATACTGTATTTCAATATCTAAACTTAAAACCGCAAGAAAAAACCGATTATTTCATGCAAACTAGATCACAATTAAGTTTTCTACCAAATTATTGGATTAATTTTGAAAATGTAAAGCGAAATATAGATAGTTATGATACACCAGATTTATATACACTTGATTTTTTAATCGGTAAAAATCATCATCAAATAGAAAACTTTTTTAAAGAAAGAGCGTCTTTAATTAAGTTAGTTCCTAAGCTATTAGGTATTAGAGAAAACAAACTTACAAAAGGTAAGTTAGAAGTCCAAGATGTGGATGGTACATACACTTTAGATTTCCATAACATTGAGATGAAGAACATTGAACAATACCTTAAATTCATTCATGAAAGTGGATTGACATCATGCTTACAGAAAGGATTGCGAAAGTCAGTTCACGATTACGCAGTTGGTGTAGAAGCAGGTATGGACTCAAACGGAAGGAAAAATCGTAGTGGCGATATGGGTGAAATGTATTTGGAGAAAGTATTAAATTCAATTGCTGAAGATAGAAATTGGATAGCTCATGGACAAACAACTGCTAAATTAGTAAAAGAATGGCATAATATTGATTTGGAAGAAACATTTGCTAATAGACGATTTGATGGTTCTTTATTCAATCCGCAAAGAGAAAAATTGTATTTATTTGAAGTAAATAATTTCAATTCAGGTGGTAGTAAATCCAAAGCCTCTGCTACAGAATTCAAAGATTTACATGATCGATTTAGTCGTACTAACCATGAGTTTATTTACATCACAGATGGTAAAGGTTGGGATAGTGATAAATCACATCTTATAGAAGCTATGGAATATATAGGAAAAGTATTTAATTATCAAATGGTTGAAGATGGCTATTTAAAAGATTTTTTAGAATGA